In a genomic window of Stakelama saccharophila:
- a CDS encoding SLC13 family permease, with protein sequence MSGIAHSGGMTPAALSAIVLGIALVLFVSERVRHDLVALLALFACLALGLVTPQTAFVGMADPAVLTVAGILVIGRAVELSGIASVIARTVIPQRAPFTVRLALLLVVSAALSAFMNNIAALVITMPIAADVARAARRPPAATLMPLAFATILGGMTTLIGTPANLILSSVRQKELGAPLGFFAMTPVGAAVTAVGLLYLVVLGWRLLPVRRSSERETRPPWRVFELLAPAAVAGHPVQQLFPVLRHASARLLALFRDGGRVMVGTATRLKEGDHLLVISRVNQWIAADRTGLDTTTAPQDEAEVTARVAVAHGSFLIDQRHEEVPLRSDGELRVVAVGPRAARERQPLTSMVIHAGDQLFLRGPPQALSRFIARARLLEIDRLDPPSVARSSSALILAIFVTAIVMVVAEITTPTVAFVGAAVAVAALRLVPAAEVYRSIDWSVLVLLAAMIPVGQSFETTGAAAQVAQFLGRSLDGAPLFVITGALCATTLLLSIFLNNVATAVIMGPLAIEAARLLHFSPDAALLAVLIGASSDFLTPIGHHNNLLVMAPGGYRFTDYCRMGGILVLLVVGTTAATLSGGLG encoded by the coding sequence GTGTCCGGCATCGCCCATAGTGGCGGCATGACTCCCGCCGCGCTCAGCGCCATCGTTCTGGGCATCGCGCTCGTCCTGTTCGTTTCCGAACGCGTCCGCCACGATCTCGTCGCCCTGCTGGCGCTGTTCGCTTGCCTCGCCCTCGGCCTGGTGACGCCGCAGACGGCATTCGTCGGAATGGCCGACCCCGCCGTACTGACGGTGGCGGGAATCCTCGTCATCGGCCGCGCAGTCGAGCTATCCGGCATCGCCTCGGTCATCGCGCGTACCGTGATCCCGCAGCGCGCGCCGTTCACCGTCCGGCTGGCCCTGTTGCTGGTGGTGAGTGCGGCGCTCTCGGCCTTCATGAACAATATCGCGGCGCTGGTCATCACCATGCCGATCGCCGCCGATGTCGCCCGCGCCGCACGGCGGCCGCCGGCGGCGACGCTGATGCCGCTCGCCTTCGCCACCATCCTGGGCGGCATGACGACGCTGATCGGCACGCCGGCCAACCTGATCCTCTCCTCCGTCCGGCAGAAGGAACTCGGCGCGCCACTGGGTTTCTTCGCGATGACGCCGGTGGGCGCGGCGGTAACGGCGGTCGGGCTGCTCTATCTGGTGGTATTGGGCTGGCGCCTGCTGCCGGTCCGCCGATCGAGCGAGCGCGAGACGCGGCCGCCCTGGCGCGTGTTCGAGCTGCTGGCGCCGGCGGCGGTGGCGGGCCATCCGGTGCAACAGCTATTCCCGGTGCTGCGCCACGCATCGGCGCGATTGCTCGCGCTGTTCCGCGACGGGGGGCGTGTCATGGTCGGTACCGCCACGCGGTTGAAGGAGGGGGACCATCTTCTCGTCATATCGCGGGTCAACCAGTGGATCGCGGCTGATCGCACGGGCCTAGACACCACGACGGCGCCGCAGGACGAAGCAGAGGTCACCGCCCGCGTCGCGGTTGCACACGGATCCTTCCTGATCGACCAGCGGCACGAAGAGGTGCCGCTGCGCTCCGACGGCGAACTGCGCGTCGTCGCGGTGGGCCCCCGCGCTGCACGAGAGCGCCAGCCGCTGACGTCGATGGTAATTCACGCCGGGGACCAGCTTTTCCTGCGCGGGCCGCCGCAGGCGCTGAGCCGCTTCATCGCGCGGGCTCGGCTGCTGGAGATCGACCGGCTCGATCCGCCGAGCGTCGCGCGGTCGAGTTCGGCGTTGATCCTGGCGATCTTCGTCACTGCGATCGTAATGGTGGTCGCGGAAATCACGACGCCCACCGTCGCCTTCGTCGGGGCGGCGGTGGCGGTGGCGGCCCTGCGGCTGGTTCCGGCCGCGGAGGTCTACCGCTCGATCGACTGGAGCGTACTCGTCCTGCTGGCGGCGATGATCCCGGTCGGCCAGAGCTTCGAGACGACCGGCGCCGCCGCACAGGTCGCGCAGTTCCTCGGCCGGTCGCTGGACGGAGCGCCGCTGTTCGTCATCACGGGCGCCCTGTGCGCCACCACGCTGCTGCTTTCGATCTTCCTCAACAATGTCGCCACCGCGGTGATTATGGGGCCGCTGGCGATCGAGGCGGCGCGGCTGCTGCATTTCTCGCCCGATGCGGCGCTGCTCGCCGTGCTGATCGGGGCATCGTCCGATTTCCTGACACCGATCGGTCATCATAACAACCTGCTGGTGATGGCGCCCGGCGGCTATCGCTTCACCGATTATTGCCGGATGGGCGGCATATTGGTGCTGCTCGTCGTCGGCACGACGGCGGCGACGCTGTCGGGCGGGTTGGGCTGA
- a CDS encoding SH3 domain-containing protein, which yields MRFWIWFALGLTALGLAAFAAADAPAQKRATPYYASIAAGKAHLRTGPGRNYPINWLYRRADLPIKVIDIYGDWRKIEDPDGTQGWMHVGLLASRRTAIITDGIAALRDAADAAAPINWRAEPGVVGRLSDCEGGWCYFDVKGRGGYVEQTHLWGVDPGEEF from the coding sequence ATGCGATTCTGGATATGGTTTGCCCTGGGGCTGACGGCACTCGGCCTGGCGGCATTCGCCGCGGCCGATGCGCCCGCGCAGAAGCGGGCGACGCCTTATTACGCGTCGATCGCCGCGGGCAAGGCGCATCTGCGGACCGGGCCGGGTCGGAACTATCCGATCAATTGGCTCTATCGCCGCGCCGATCTGCCGATCAAGGTCATCGATATCTATGGTGACTGGCGCAAGATCGAGGATCCCGACGGCACGCAGGGCTGGATGCATGTCGGCCTGCTCGCCTCGCGCCGGACGGCGATCATCACCGACGGCATCGCCGCGCTGCGCGATGCGGCCGATGCCGCCGCGCCGATCAACTGGCGCGCGGAACCCGGTGTCGTCGGTCGGCTGAGCGATTGTGAGGGCGGCTGGTGCTATTTCGATGTGAAGGGCCGGGGCGGCTATGTCGAGCAGACGCATTTGTGGGGCGTCGACCCGGGCGAGGAATTCTGA
- a CDS encoding 2-hydroxyacid dehydrogenase: MTERERPATPRVAVTRKLPETVEHRMAELFDAVLNRDDRAMERDALATAMADCDVLVPTVTDTIDAGLIAGAGERLHLIANYGAGFDHIDLQAARARNIVVTNTPGVLTDDTADMTMALILSALRRLAEGEKLVRSGKWRGWGPTGMLGRRVGGKKLGIVGMGRIGQAVAARARAFGLTVHYHSRSRIAETLEAQLGAVWHADLDEMLGCIDILSIHTPHTAETEHLIDARRIALLGEQVYVINTARGEIIEQDALIAALEANRIAGAGLDVYENEPLVDDRLTRLDNVVLLPHLGSATFEGREAMGHKVIANIRTWADGHRPPDQVLEGWA, from the coding sequence ATGACAGAGCGAGAACGCCCCGCCACGCCGCGCGTCGCGGTCACCCGCAAGCTGCCCGAGACCGTCGAGCATCGCATGGCCGAATTGTTCGATGCCGTCCTGAACCGGGACGACAGGGCGATGGAACGCGATGCGCTCGCCACCGCCATGGCCGACTGCGATGTCCTGGTGCCCACCGTGACGGACACGATCGACGCCGGGTTGATCGCCGGGGCGGGCGAGCGATTGCACCTGATCGCCAATTACGGCGCCGGGTTCGACCATATCGATCTGCAGGCGGCGCGCGCGCGCAACATCGTGGTGACCAACACGCCCGGCGTGCTGACCGACGACACCGCCGACATGACGATGGCGCTGATCCTTTCGGCACTGCGCCGCCTGGCCGAAGGTGAAAAGCTGGTGCGCAGTGGCAAATGGCGCGGCTGGGGGCCGACCGGGATGCTGGGCCGCCGCGTCGGCGGCAAGAAGCTGGGCATCGTCGGCATGGGCCGGATCGGGCAGGCCGTCGCCGCCCGCGCCCGCGCCTTCGGCCTGACGGTGCATTATCACAGCCGTTCGCGCATCGCCGAGACGCTGGAGGCCCAGCTCGGCGCCGTCTGGCACGCCGATCTGGACGAAATGCTGGGATGCATCGACATCCTGTCGATCCATACGCCGCACACGGCGGAAACCGAGCATCTGATCGACGCCCGCCGGATCGCGCTGCTGGGCGAGCAGGTCTATGTCATCAACACCGCGCGCGGCGAGATCATCGAGCAGGACGCCCTGATCGCCGCGCTGGAGGCGAACCGGATCGCGGGTGCGGGGCTGGACGTGTACGAAAACGAACCGCTGGTGGACGACCGCCTGACGCGGCTCGACAATGTCGTGCTGCTGCCGCATCTCGGCTCCGCCACCTTCGAGGGGCGTGAGGCCATGGGCCACAAGGTCATCGCCAATATCCGCACCTGGGCCGACGGCCATCGCCCGCCCGACCAAGTGCTGGAGGGCTGGGCCTGA
- a CDS encoding NAD(P)H-dependent flavin oxidoreductase, with product MFKGLQPIVYNGQEVWPLIEGGKGVAATNHASAGAWAAAGGIGTVSAVNADSYDAEGKIVPQVYHALTRRERHEELVAYAIEGAVQQVKRAWDIAGGKGAININVLWEMGGAQRVLHGVLERTRGLVAGVTCGAGMPYKLSEIAAGYDVNYLPIVSSARAFRALWKRAYSKASEWLAAVVYEDPWLAGGHNGLSNAEDPKQPQDPYPRVKALRETMREGGIPDSTPIVMAGGVWYLRDWSNWIDNPELGAIAFQFGTRPLLTKESPIPEEWKAKLTQLEEGDVLLHRFSPTGFYSSAVRNDFLRNLEARSERQIAFSTQEAGDHVFQLDAGVKGKNFWVTRNDLLRARQWVGEGYTEALKTPDNTLVFVTEDEKKMIRKDQADCMGCLSQCQFSSWADTDTNSTGRLADPRSFCIQKTLQDIAHGGPVDDNLMFAGHGAYNFKRDPFYSNGFVPTVKQLVDRILTGD from the coding sequence GTGTTCAAAGGCTTGCAGCCCATCGTCTATAACGGTCAGGAAGTCTGGCCGCTCATCGAAGGCGGAAAGGGTGTTGCCGCGACCAATCACGCCAGCGCAGGCGCCTGGGCGGCAGCCGGCGGCATCGGCACCGTATCGGCGGTCAACGCCGACAGCTATGATGCCGAAGGCAAGATCGTCCCCCAGGTCTATCACGCCCTCACGCGGCGCGAGCGGCACGAGGAACTGGTCGCCTATGCCATCGAGGGCGCGGTCCAGCAGGTGAAGCGCGCCTGGGACATTGCCGGCGGCAAGGGCGCGATCAACATCAACGTCCTGTGGGAAATGGGCGGTGCGCAGCGCGTGCTGCACGGCGTGCTGGAACGCACCAGGGGGCTGGTGGCGGGCGTTACCTGCGGCGCCGGCATGCCCTACAAGCTGTCCGAGATCGCGGCCGGCTACGACGTCAACTATCTGCCGATCGTCAGCTCCGCGCGCGCCTTTCGCGCGCTGTGGAAGCGTGCCTATTCCAAGGCGTCGGAATGGCTGGCCGCCGTTGTTTATGAAGATCCCTGGCTCGCCGGCGGGCATAACGGCCTGTCCAATGCCGAGGACCCGAAGCAGCCGCAGGACCCCTATCCGCGCGTCAAGGCGCTGCGCGAGACGATGCGCGAGGGTGGCATTCCCGATTCGACGCCGATCGTGATGGCGGGCGGTGTCTGGTATCTGCGCGACTGGAGCAACTGGATCGACAATCCCGAACTCGGCGCCATCGCCTTTCAGTTCGGCACCCGGCCGCTTCTCACCAAGGAAAGCCCGATTCCGGAAGAGTGGAAGGCAAAGCTTACCCAGCTCGAGGAAGGCGACGTGCTGCTGCACCGTTTCTCGCCCACCGGATTCTATTCGTCGGCCGTCCGCAACGACTTCCTGCGCAATCTCGAAGCGCGCTCGGAACGGCAGATCGCCTTTTCCACGCAGGAAGCGGGTGACCATGTCTTCCAGCTCGATGCGGGCGTGAAGGGCAAGAATTTCTGGGTGACCCGAAACGACCTGCTGCGCGCGCGCCAATGGGTGGGCGAGGGCTACACCGAAGCGCTGAAGACCCCGGACAACACGCTCGTCTTCGTCACCGAGGACGAAAAGAAGATGATCCGCAAGGACCAGGCCGACTGCATGGGCTGTCTCAGCCAGTGCCAGTTCTCGTCCTGGGCGGATACCGACACGAATTCCACCGGCCGCCTTGCCGACCCGCGGTCCTTCTGCATCCAGAAGACGCTGCAGGACATCGCCCATGGCGGGCCGGTGGACGACAATCTGATGTTCGCGGGGCACGGCGCCTATAATTTCAAGCGCGATCCCTTTTATTCCAATGGCTTCGTGCCCACGGTGAAGCAACTCGTCGACCGCATCCTGACCGGCGACTGA
- a CDS encoding glycosyltransferase, producing the protein MTVNILHLHSSFSLGGKEARAVRLMNAFGDRARHTIVSGVPGELGARDAIDRGIRYEIAQNPPPLVGRPSVSRYEAIAKFMAPFDLVLTYNWGAIDGVMAKRAFAKGMPPVIHHEDGFNEDEASGINPVRTMYRRVALGAARALVVPSYTLERIAQKAWKQRPDKIHRISNGIALDRYAADPVPDAIPGFRRHPEAMVIGTIAGLRPVKDLPLLVRAAAGMVNRVQLVIVGEGPEAARIRETAELMGLGDDLVMPGFLPDPHRYIGHFDLFALSSKSEQQPISVMEAMAAGLPVVSTPVGDITAMVSEANRPYISPNRNEVCLRDCLQIFHGRAGGRRTVGEANREKARAEFGEASMIAAYAKLYGEAICRPGAFL; encoded by the coding sequence ATGACGGTCAACATCCTGCATCTGCATTCGAGCTTCTCGCTCGGCGGCAAGGAGGCGCGCGCCGTGCGCCTGATGAACGCCTTCGGCGACCGGGCGCGGCACACCATCGTGTCGGGGGTGCCGGGCGAACTCGGCGCGCGCGACGCCATCGACAGGGGCATCCGTTACGAGATCGCGCAGAACCCGCCGCCGCTCGTCGGCAGGCCGTCGGTGAGCCGGTACGAAGCGATCGCGAAGTTCATGGCGCCCTTCGATCTGGTGCTGACCTATAATTGGGGCGCGATCGACGGCGTGATGGCGAAGCGCGCCTTCGCCAAGGGCATGCCCCCCGTCATTCATCACGAAGATGGCTTCAACGAGGACGAGGCGAGCGGAATCAACCCCGTGCGCACGATGTATCGCCGCGTCGCGCTTGGCGCCGCGCGGGCGCTGGTGGTGCCCTCCTACACGCTGGAACGCATCGCGCAGAAGGCGTGGAAGCAGCGACCGGACAAGATCCACCGGATTTCCAACGGCATCGCGCTCGATCGTTATGCCGCAGATCCCGTGCCCGATGCCATTCCGGGGTTCCGGCGGCATCCCGAGGCCATGGTGATCGGCACGATCGCCGGATTGCGGCCGGTGAAAGATCTGCCGCTCCTCGTCCGCGCGGCGGCGGGCATGGTCAACCGGGTACAATTGGTGATCGTGGGTGAGGGGCCGGAAGCGGCGCGCATCCGCGAGACGGCGGAGCTGATGGGATTGGGCGACGATCTGGTCATGCCCGGATTCCTGCCCGACCCGCATCGCTATATCGGCCATTTCGACCTGTTTGCGCTTTCGTCGAAGAGCGAACAGCAGCCGATTTCGGTGATGGAGGCGATGGCCGCGGGCCTGCCGGTGGTGTCGACCCCGGTCGGCGACATCACCGCCATGGTGTCGGAGGCCAATCGTCCCTATATCAGTCCCAACCGCAACGAAGTCTGTCTGCGCGACTGTCTGCAGATCTTCCACGGTCGCGCCGGCGGGCGGCGAACGGTCGGCGAGGCTAATCGCGAGAAGGCACGGGCCGAATTCGGTGAAGCGTCCATGATCGCTGCCTATGCGAAACTGTATGGCGAGGCGATCTGTAGGCCCGGGGCCTTTCTTTAG
- a CDS encoding alpha/beta fold hydrolase, producing the protein MDERRNLSPFVDGYWWSNDGLRLHYRDYPGRDDRPPILCLPGLTRNVRDFETVAQRLAGDWRVIVVELRGRGESAYARDPMSYVPLTYLQDIEALLAELKLERFVAFGTSLGGILTMLLASAGTGRLAGALLNDVGPELEADGLMRIRGYVGRGNSHGTWMHAARATAEANADVYPDYDIMDWLKMAKRLYRLNPSGRITLDYDMKIAEPFRVPGNEAGPDMWKAFDSLAGRPVLVVRGERSDIFGAATAERMASRFDDVELVTVPGIGHAPTLEEPAAEAAINRLLARVAAAAVPAQ; encoded by the coding sequence ATGGACGAACGACGCAACCTTTCGCCTTTCGTGGATGGATATTGGTGGTCGAATGACGGCCTGCGGCTGCATTACCGCGACTATCCGGGCCGTGACGACCGGCCCCCGATCCTCTGCCTGCCGGGGCTCACCCGCAACGTCCGGGACTTCGAAACCGTGGCGCAGCGACTTGCCGGCGACTGGCGCGTGATCGTGGTCGAACTGCGTGGCCGCGGCGAAAGCGCCTATGCCAGGGACCCAATGAGCTATGTGCCGCTCACCTATCTCCAGGATATCGAGGCATTGCTCGCGGAGCTGAAGCTGGAGCGGTTCGTCGCGTTCGGCACTTCGCTGGGCGGCATCCTGACGATGCTGCTGGCATCCGCGGGCACGGGCCGCCTCGCCGGCGCGCTGCTCAACGATGTCGGCCCGGAACTGGAAGCGGACGGGCTGATGCGCATTCGCGGCTATGTTGGACGCGGAAACTCGCACGGCACCTGGATGCATGCCGCGCGCGCCACGGCGGAGGCCAATGCCGACGTCTATCCCGACTATGACATCATGGACTGGCTGAAAATGGCGAAGCGCCTGTACCGCCTCAATCCCTCGGGGCGGATCACGCTCGATTACGACATGAAGATCGCCGAACCCTTTCGCGTGCCGGGCAACGAGGCCGGACCCGACATGTGGAAAGCGTTCGACAGTCTTGCCGGCCGGCCGGTGCTGGTGGTGCGCGGCGAGCGGTCGGACATTTTCGGCGCGGCCACGGCGGAGCGGATGGCGAGCCGGTTCGACGATGTCGAACTCGTCACCGTACCCGGCATCGGCCATGCTCCCACGCTGGAAGAGCCGGCGGCGGAGGCGGCGATCAACCGGCTGCTGGCCCGTGTCGCGGCGGCGGCGGTGCCGGCGCAATGA
- a CDS encoding protein adenylyltransferase SelO family protein: protein MTFSPQAASYAPETALLELGEPFYDPAEPADFPQTRLRFRNDRWAASVGLGGLDDAEWIAHFGRFEPLPGSLPEPLALRYHGHQFRVYNPDIGDGRGFTFAQLRDSHGRLLDLGTKGSGQTPYSRFGDGRLTLKGGVREVLATEMLEALGVETSKSFSLIETGEALERGDEPSPTRSAVLVRLSHGHIRIGTFQRLAYHRDAEAMRRLIAYVLKHFYGEEAGDDGAERLLDHVVTRAARLAASYMAAGFVHGVLNSDNINVTGESFDYGPWRFAPTWDPAFTAAYFDHAGLYAFGRQPEAIRWDVMQLAVALRTVSEAQPLIDILETFGARYQPAVSDAILWRLGVQPKNAESDRALVQAVERALRGQDAPIDRFFFDAFGGALPQGYGAAFDEVRAALGSYKARKDRDHPYWSGGEPCSMLIDEVEAIWADIDRADDWRAFDAKVAAVREMGDALT from the coding sequence ATGACCTTCTCACCGCAAGCGGCAAGCTACGCCCCCGAAACGGCGCTTCTGGAACTGGGTGAACCGTTCTACGACCCGGCCGAACCGGCGGACTTTCCGCAGACGAGGCTACGCTTCCGCAACGACCGCTGGGCGGCGTCCGTCGGCCTGGGCGGGCTAGACGATGCCGAATGGATCGCCCATTTCGGCCGCTTCGAACCGTTGCCGGGTTCGCTGCCCGAGCCGCTGGCACTGCGCTATCACGGGCACCAGTTCCGGGTGTACAACCCCGATATCGGCGACGGGCGCGGCTTCACCTTTGCCCAGCTTCGCGACAGCCATGGCCGCCTCCTCGATCTCGGCACCAAGGGGTCGGGACAGACGCCGTACAGCCGCTTCGGCGACGGCCGGCTGACACTGAAGGGCGGCGTGCGCGAGGTGCTGGCGACCGAGATGCTGGAGGCGCTGGGCGTCGAGACGTCGAAGAGCTTCTCGCTGATCGAAACGGGCGAGGCGCTGGAGCGCGGCGACGAGCCCTCCCCCACCCGGTCCGCCGTACTGGTGCGGCTGAGCCACGGGCATATCCGTATCGGCACCTTTCAGCGGCTGGCCTATCACCGCGACGCCGAGGCGATGCGGCGGCTGATCGCCTATGTGCTGAAGCATTTCTACGGCGAGGAGGCCGGGGACGACGGGGCCGAGCGGCTGCTCGACCATGTCGTGACGCGCGCGGCGCGGCTGGCGGCAAGCTACATGGCGGCGGGCTTCGTCCACGGCGTGCTCAATTCCGACAATATCAACGTGACGGGCGAAAGCTTCGATTACGGGCCGTGGCGGTTCGCGCCGACCTGGGACCCGGCCTTCACCGCCGCCTATTTCGATCATGCCGGCCTGTACGCCTTCGGCCGGCAGCCGGAGGCCATCCGTTGGGACGTGATGCAGCTTGCGGTCGCGCTGCGCACGGTCAGCGAGGCACAGCCGCTGATCGACATTCTCGAAACGTTCGGCGCGCGCTATCAGCCGGCGGTGTCGGATGCGATCCTGTGGCGGCTGGGCGTGCAACCGAAGAATGCGGAAAGCGACCGTGCGCTGGTGCAGGCGGTGGAGCGTGCGCTTCGCGGGCAGGACGCGCCGATCGACCGATTCTTCTTCGATGCGTTCGGCGGCGCACTTCCGCAAGGCTATGGCGCGGCATTCGACGAAGTGCGGGCAGCGCTCGGCAGCTATAAAGCGCGCAAGGACCGCGATCACCCTTATTGGTCGGGCGGCGAACCGTGCAGCATGCTGATCGACGAGGTCGAGGCGATCTGGGCGGACATCGACCGGGCCGACGACTGGCGCGCATTCGACGCCAAGGTGGCGGCCGTGCGCGAGATGGGCGATGCGCTCACCTGA
- the astD gene encoding succinylglutamate-semialdehyde dehydrogenase — translation MSGQELISTEPATGATLWRGEAGDADTEVATARAHWAEWAAKPLTYRVEALRRFANVVRAKEEAFTDVIARETGKPLWEAKTEVQSVVNKVDISVAAYSDRTGQRRLEGAMNVRMALRHKPHGVLAVLGPYNFPAHLPNGHIVPALLAGNAVVFKPSEKTPATGEFLVNCFHEAGIPEGCVRLLLGGPEQGKALSSHPDINGLLFTGSARTGIALNRQFADQPEKILALEMGGNNPIVVWGNPDLYSAAVLIVQSAFTTAGQRCTAGRRLIVEPRLYEPLLAELTNILDRMIVGEPHADPQPFMGPVIDNDTADMLTESFLALSTRGGRPLRHMQRPIEDRPFLTPGLIDMTEASERPDIELFGPIVQVIRTESYEDAIREANNTRYGLSASLISQDPRLYEQFWANIRAGIVNWNRPTNGASSAAPFGGIGWSGNHRPSAAYAADYCAYPVVSSEAEQVRASIGIGLRDG, via the coding sequence ATGTCCGGACAGGAACTGATTTCGACCGAGCCCGCGACAGGCGCCACGCTATGGCGCGGCGAGGCCGGCGACGCCGATACCGAGGTTGCGACCGCGCGCGCGCACTGGGCCGAATGGGCGGCCAAGCCACTGACCTACCGCGTCGAGGCGCTGCGGCGCTTCGCCAACGTGGTACGGGCGAAGGAAGAAGCCTTTACCGACGTTATCGCCCGCGAAACGGGCAAGCCGTTATGGGAAGCAAAGACCGAGGTCCAGTCCGTCGTCAACAAGGTCGACATTTCCGTCGCCGCCTATTCCGACCGGACCGGCCAGCGGCGGCTGGAAGGGGCGATGAACGTGCGCATGGCGCTCAGGCACAAGCCGCACGGCGTGCTGGCGGTGCTGGGGCCGTACAATTTCCCGGCCCATCTGCCCAACGGGCACATCGTTCCAGCGCTGCTCGCCGGCAACGCCGTCGTGTTCAAACCATCGGAAAAGACCCCCGCCACGGGCGAATTTCTCGTCAATTGCTTCCACGAGGCCGGCATTCCCGAAGGCTGCGTTCGCCTGCTGCTGGGCGGGCCGGAGCAGGGCAAGGCGCTGTCGTCGCACCCCGATATAAACGGCCTGCTGTTCACCGGATCGGCACGCACCGGCATCGCCCTCAACCGGCAGTTCGCCGACCAGCCGGAAAAGATCCTCGCGCTGGAAATGGGTGGCAACAACCCGATCGTCGTCTGGGGCAATCCCGACCTGTATTCGGCCGCCGTGCTGATCGTACAGTCGGCCTTCACCACCGCCGGCCAGCGTTGCACCGCCGGACGCCGCCTGATCGTCGAACCGCGATTGTATGAACCGCTGCTGGCGGAACTGACGAATATCCTGGATCGCATGATCGTCGGCGAACCGCATGCCGATCCGCAGCCCTTCATGGGGCCGGTGATCGACAACGACACCGCCGACATGCTGACCGAAAGCTTCCTCGCACTGTCGACCAGGGGCGGACGGCCGCTGCGTCACATGCAGCGTCCGATCGAGGACCGACCGTTCCTGACGCCGGGCCTGATCGACATGACCGAGGCGAGCGAGCGGCCCGATATCGAGTTGTTCGGCCCGATCGTCCAGGTCATCCGCACCGAAAGCTATGAAGACGCGATCCGCGAGGCGAACAACACGCGGTACGGCCTGTCGGCCTCGCTGATCAGCCAGGACCCCAGGCTGTACGAGCAGTTCTGGGCCAATATCCGGGCCGGCATCGTCAACTGGAATCGTCCCACCAACGGCGCATCTTCGGCGGCGCCGTTCGGCGGAATCGGCTGGTCGGGCAACCACCGGCCGAGTGCGGCCTATGCCGCCGATTACTGCGCCTATCCCGTGGTATCGAGCGAAGCCGAACAGGTGCGCGCGAGCATCGGCATCGGGCTGCGCGACGGTTGA
- a CDS encoding glycoside hydrolase 5 family protein, translating into MVTRRSLVGGGMALAGTAALPQQAEAAEAGAFVTRNGTGFRLRGKPYRYAGANMWYAAWIGAPEAPGDRDRLRRELDRLAATGVTNLRIAASAEEGPLEHSVTPGFRGKGTDWNANLLRGLDFALAELARRDMKAVLYLTNFWEWSGGMMAYLWYATGRYMNAGDPDHPWPEFPNAVSEFYRNAQAVGMYRDWIRALLRRTNAETGTRYRDDPTIMAWQLANEPRPAGDMATAEPVLAAFHHWVGSTARLIKSLAPRHLVSTGSEGLQGTLGSRAVYEREHAIAEIDYCTAHIWPLNWNWVDDHDLAGSEAEGAAKVGEYFARMSDLARKIGKPLVFEEFGYPRDGGGYDPAGSTRFKDAFYSRIYDAIERDIASGGPVCGSNFWAWNGEGRAAHGDHRWRPGDPLLGDPPHEPQGWYGVFDSDDGTRAVVKAHADALRRV; encoded by the coding sequence ATGGTGACACGGCGCTCGCTGGTCGGCGGCGGCATGGCGCTGGCCGGAACGGCAGCACTCCCACAGCAAGCGGAAGCGGCCGAGGCCGGCGCCTTCGTCACGCGCAACGGCACGGGCTTTCGCCTGCGCGGCAAGCCCTATCGCTACGCCGGTGCGAACATGTGGTACGCGGCCTGGATCGGCGCGCCCGAGGCGCCCGGAGATCGCGACCGGCTGAGGCGCGAACTCGACCGGCTGGCGGCGACGGGCGTGACCAACCTCCGCATCGCCGCATCGGCCGAGGAAGGGCCGCTCGAACATTCGGTGACGCCGGGCTTTCGCGGCAAGGGAACGGACTGGAACGCGAACCTGCTGCGCGGCCTCGACTTCGCGCTGGCCGAACTGGCGAGGCGCGACATGAAGGCGGTGCTCTACCTCACCAATTTCTGGGAATGGTCGGGCGGGATGATGGCCTATCTCTGGTACGCCACCGGCCGTTACATGAATGCCGGCGATCCCGACCATCCCTGGCCGGAATTTCCCAACGCGGTGTCCGAATTCTATCGCAACGCGCAAGCCGTCGGCATGTATCGCGACTGGATCCGTGCGCTGTTGCGCCGTACCAATGCGGAAACCGGCACCCGCTATCGCGACGATCCGACGATCATGGCGTGGCAGCTTGCCAACGAACCGCGCCCGGCGGGCGACATGGCGACGGCGGAACCTGTCCTCGCCGCCTTCCATCATTGGGTTGGCTCTACGGCCCGGCTCATCAAGTCGCTCGCGCCGCGCCACCTCGTCTCGACGGGCAGCGAAGGATTGCAAGGCACGCTCGGCAGCCGTGCCGTCTATGAGCGCGAACATGCCATCGCCGAAATCGACTATTGCACCGCCCATATCTGGCCGCTCAACTGGAACTGGGTGGACGATCACGACCTTGCCGGCAGCGAAGCCGAGGGCGCGGCGAAGGTCGGCGAATATTTCGCGCGCATGAGCGATCTCGCGCGGAAAATCGGAAAACCGCTGGTGTTCGAGGAATTCGGATATCCACGCGATGGCGGCGGTTATGATCCGGCCGGCAGCACCCGGTTCAAGGACGCATTCTATTCGCGCATCTATGACGCGATCGAGCGTGACATTGCGTCCGGCGGGCCGGTGTGCGGGTCGAATTTCTGGGCGTGGAACGGCGAGGGCCGCGCGGCGCACGGCGACCATCGCTGGCGACCGGGCGATCCGCTGCTCGGCGATCCGCCGCACGAACCGCAGGGCTGGTACGGCGTGTTCGACAGCGACGACGGCACCCGCGCCGTCGTCAAGGCGCATGCCGATGCGTTGCGGCGGGTGTGA